The following proteins are encoded in a genomic region of Diadema setosum chromosome 10, eeDiaSeto1, whole genome shotgun sequence:
- the LOC140234261 gene encoding TATA box-binding protein-like 1, with amino-acid sequence MNSGAIAATPSMFGSMPGSNSQVLAANPGLEASTQGDPSTVQSVHRCSASVPPSSADDRRESANVVGAKDNGTGEKVEGTERPEESEEGEDDKTRVDIFINNVVCSFSVKCHLNLRKIGQFGSNVEYRREYGKVNMRFRNPPATATIWSSGKITITGNDSEYSAKKTARKCARALQRIGFTVRFSNYKVVNVLGTTSMPFAIRIRDFSEEHPRLASYEPELHPAVTYRLRDPKATLKIFSTGSITVTAPSVGNINSAIHHIYPLVERHKMPLSAEQLEKKKLAKKKQGRANPRDEENTDDELEEEEEEEDEEDSLDEEEDESDDE; translated from the exons ATGAATTCGGGTGCAATCGCCGCCACTCCGTCTATGTTTGGCAGCATGCCGGGCTCAAACTCGCAGGTCCTCGCGGCCAATCCAGGACTGGAAGCGTCAACTCAGGGAGACCCGAGCACCGTGCAGAGTGTCCATCGTTGCAGCGCATCCGTCCCGCCATCCAGTGCTGATGACCGTAGGGAAAGTGCAAATGTGGTTGGGGCCAAAGACAATGGCACGGGGGAGAAAGTTGAAGGGACGGAACGGCCGGAAGAGAGCGAGGAGGGAGAGGACGACAAGACAAGAGTGGACATATTTATCAACAATGTTGTGTGTTCCTTCAGCGTCAAGTGTCATCTCAACCTGCGGAAAATCGGACAGTTTGGCTCAAATGTGGAGTACAGGAGAGAGTACGGG AAAGTCAACATGAGATTCCGTAATCCTCCAGCCACTGCCACCATCTGGTCTTCTGGTAAGATAACAATCACAGGGAACGACAG TGAATACAGTGCAAAGAAGACGGCTCGAAAGTGTGCTAGAGCCCTGCAGAGAATTGGCTTCACT GTACGCTTCTCAAATTACAAGGTGGTCAATGTTCTGGGCACTACCTCGATGCCGTTTGCAATCCGAATCAGGGACTTCTCCGAGGAGCACCCACGGCTGGCAAG CTATGAGCCAGAACTCCACCCAGCTGTGACCTACAGACTCCGTGACCCCAAAGCGACCTTGAAGATCTTTTCGACTGGAAGCATAACAGTGACCG CACCCTCTGTTGGTAACATCAACTCAGCCATCCATCACATCTACCCGCTGGTGGAGAGGCACAAGATGCCCCTCTCTGCAGAGCAGCTGGAGAAGAAGAAGCTAGCGAAGAAGAAGCAGGGCAGGGCGAATCCACGCGATGAGGAGAATACGGACGATGagctggaggaggaggaggaggaggaggacgaggaggatagcctagatgaggaggaagatgagAGTGACGATGAGTAG
- the LOC140234034 gene encoding uncharacterized protein, protein MSSLEQAVTKSLQCPLCIDLLKTPKLLSCGHTFCKDCLCLLQASGGNPNHICCPLCCTKTEVKDGNVSNLKTNLQVQSLVDEMAGAIQPCTICTSADRPDAKTYCQNCQAYMCDKCQVKHNEWPSHTGHQIVTVEDIKHGRAHIKKKVLCPSHDQDEEEQYCSDVCLDCLKIMCMRCRMLDHQPKDHKVLSNAEYSKQRLQEMNALNEQIKVYKDVLETFIKNVSQKKTNAIAHFEDNKKKINKTYNEYVRKLTTRKEKLIRQLEEQKTEVEQKFKDILDDTQTQIARIKGSSELANKSLKAQLEGGTIAMHQSLFDELKCAIGKDKPDLTDASSLEARVKCIRFQSNTASNELHLGKLQRVEWRKVVEKELPVKDCMNKMVETPTGQMAVGSYDNGVYHYTRNGELSPKSDHKDIDIRTMGYLSDGRCIIVNGSNNISLFAENGEKCDIEFDTVTESEGGICEISIDGEDRIYVSYRKAQLIKVFMKSGGKAVREIPCKDYTPLQHYPLKSTKELVMQTHCNSVAVLDETGAVKINVWKAAGIYYGYPAVCSDGSILIAWLNEKENLLSIDHYTSDLKYKETVFAGQHIDIPERKWYCLQQFKTTGDIAFCTPDKLYIFQKLVMEV, encoded by the coding sequence ATGTCTTCATTGGAACAAGCTGTGACGAAAAGTTTGCAATGTCCACTGTGTATCGATCTCTTGaaaacaccaaaacttttgtCATGCGGTCACACTTTCTGCAAGGACTGCCTCTGTCTCCTTCAAGCTTCAGGCGGGAATCCCAATCATATTTGCTGTCCACTCTGTTGCACGAAGACGGAGGTGAAAGACGGGAATGTATCGAACCTTAAGACTAACCTTCAGGTCCAGTCTTTGGTAGACGAGATGGCAGGAGCCATTCAGCCATGCACGATATGTACCTCGGCGGATCGCCCTGACGCAAAGACCTATTGTCAAAATTGTCAGGCTTACATGTGTGATAAATGTCAAGTAAAGCACAATGAGTGGCCTTCACACACTGGCCATCAGATCGTCACCGTTGAAGACATCAAACATGGGAGGGCGCACATCAAAAAGAAGGTTTTATGTCCTAGTCATGACCAGGACGAAGAGGAGCAGTACTGTTCGGATGTCTGCCTTGATTGCCTGAAGATCATGTGTATGAGGTGTCGAATGCTGGATCACCAGCCGAAGGATCACAAAGTCTTGAGTAACGCCGAGTACAGCAAACAGAGATTACAAGAAATGAATGCACTAAATGAACAAATTAAAGTTTACAAAGATGTTTTGGAAACTTTCATAAAGAATGTAAGCCAGAAGAAAACGAACGCCATCGCACATTTCGaagacaacaagaaaaaaatcaataagaCCTACAACGAATATGTGAGGAAACTGACAACAAGGAAGGAGAAACTGATTCGTCAACTTGAGGAACAGAAGACGGAGGTAGAACAAAAATTCAAGGATATATTGGATGATACCCAGACGCAGATTGCAAGAATCAAAGGTTCCTCGGAGTTGGCAAACAAAAGTTTAAAGGCGCAGCTAGAGGGCGGCACAATTGCGATGCACCAGTCACTTTTTGACGAATTGAAGTGTGCGATTGGGAAAGATAAACCAGACCTAACTGACGCCAGTTCTCTCGAAGCACGTGTGAAATGTATTCGGTTTCAGTCAAACACAGCAAGCAATGAGCTCCATCTTGGCAAACTTCAGAGAGTAGAGTGGAGAAAGGTCGTAGAGAAAGAGCTTCCTGTGAAGGATTGTATGAACAAAATGGTTGAAACACCGACCGGTCAGATGGCCGTAGGATCTTACGACAATGGGGTTTATCATTACACGCGAAACGGCGAGCTATCACCGAAAAGTGATCATAAGGACATAGATATTAGAACCATGGGGTATCTCTCAGATGGTCGCTGCATCATTGTTAATGGGTCAAACAACATATCACTTTTTGCTGAAAACGGTGAAAAGTGTGACATAGAATTTGACACTGTGACAGAGAGTGAGGGCGGAATTTGCGAAATTTCGATTGACGGTGAAGATCGCATTTATGTCAGCTACAGGAAAGCTCAGCTGATCAAAGTTTTCATGAAGTCAGGTGGGAAGGCAGTACGTGAGATACCCTGCAAAGACTACACACCTCTACAACACTACCCGTTGAAATCTACGAAGGAGCTTGTCATGCAAACCCATTGTAACTCCGTGGCAGTACTAGACGAGACCGGGGCGGTGAAGATCAATGTCTGGAAGGCTGCCGGCATCTATTATGGCTATCCAGCAGTTTGCAGCGATGGCTCCATCTTGATAGCCTGGCTTAATGAGAAAGAAAATCTCCTTAGCATCGATCACTACACTAGTGATCTCAAGTACAAGGAAACAGTCTTTGCTGGCCAGCATATTGACATCCCTGAGCGAAAGTGGTACTGCCTTCAGCAATTCAAAACTACAGGGGACATTGCTTTCTGCACTCCAGACAAACTCTACATCTTTCAGAAATTAGTAATGGAAGTGTGA